The following are from one region of the Estrella lausannensis genome:
- the abc-f gene encoding ribosomal protection-like ABC-F family protein — translation MQHLLIQLIAISKTFATRSLFDALTFSVHAGDCIALVGANGTGKTSLLKILGGILEPDSGTLEKKESLTVDYLPQEVAADTGPLTVREYLEEGPLTKLSEEMERCLEDPDRLEEWERLHELFEKQGGYCRQPLESVLDGLHIDLDLLERPFSTLSGGQRVRVALAKTLRGDPDLLLLDEPTNHLDPASTDWLRKRLKTRRGATIVVSHDRSFLNEACNRLAELEEGRLISYSGTYDDYLEEKERRLQQKIKAYEEQEEERKALIREIKAVTFSSPKATPPKDSNKMGYDHRGGNFQKSQQRNISMLKGKLQAIEESPMKHPRPKGITGLYFEPCCLKSEVALEFSAISKTFEGREVFKDFSGTLVRKGRVLMQGPNGSGKTTLLKMAAGELLPDDGAVYFSSGSKIAYLDQEAERIPLHETPAAYFQKCFRLDEEGLLRELGKADLGGFELIRRPFYTLSVGQRKRMMLLSLILERPNILLLDEPTNHLDLKTLEALEKALLAFEGALLAVSHDATFIKKIALETWRLT, via the coding sequence ATGCAGCATCTCCTTATTCAGCTTATTGCTATTTCCAAAACATTTGCGACACGCTCTCTTTTTGACGCCCTCACCTTCTCGGTGCATGCGGGCGACTGCATCGCTTTAGTCGGAGCCAACGGCACAGGTAAAACCTCGCTGCTTAAAATTTTAGGGGGCATCCTTGAGCCGGACAGCGGCACCTTAGAGAAAAAGGAGTCCCTCACGGTGGACTACCTTCCTCAGGAAGTCGCGGCAGATACCGGCCCGCTGACAGTGCGGGAGTATCTCGAAGAGGGCCCTCTTACAAAGCTTAGCGAAGAGATGGAGCGCTGCCTTGAAGATCCGGATCGCCTTGAGGAGTGGGAGAGGCTCCATGAGCTCTTTGAGAAGCAGGGAGGCTACTGTCGGCAGCCTCTGGAGTCGGTTCTTGATGGTCTGCACATCGACCTCGATCTGCTTGAAAGACCTTTTTCTACCCTAAGCGGGGGACAGAGGGTGCGTGTCGCTCTTGCCAAGACCCTAAGAGGGGATCCGGACCTGCTTCTTTTGGACGAGCCGACCAATCACTTGGACCCGGCAAGCACTGACTGGCTTAGAAAAAGACTGAAAACAAGAAGAGGGGCCACTATCGTAGTCTCGCACGATCGCTCCTTCTTAAATGAGGCCTGCAACCGGCTGGCTGAGCTGGAAGAGGGGAGGCTGATCTCATATTCCGGGACGTATGACGACTACCTGGAAGAGAAAGAGCGGCGCCTGCAGCAGAAGATCAAGGCCTACGAAGAGCAAGAAGAAGAGCGGAAAGCCCTCATCCGGGAGATTAAAGCTGTGACTTTCTCCTCTCCGAAAGCCACCCCTCCCAAAGACAGCAATAAGATGGGGTATGATCACCGCGGCGGCAACTTCCAGAAGTCCCAGCAGAGAAATATCAGCATGCTGAAGGGAAAGCTTCAGGCCATCGAAGAGAGTCCGATGAAGCATCCCAGACCCAAGGGAATTACGGGGCTCTATTTTGAGCCCTGCTGCCTTAAGTCTGAGGTCGCTTTGGAGTTTTCTGCCATCTCAAAAACGTTTGAGGGCAGAGAGGTCTTCAAGGACTTCAGCGGCACCCTCGTCAGAAAGGGCCGTGTGCTCATGCAGGGTCCGAACGGATCGGGAAAGACCACCCTCTTGAAGATGGCAGCCGGGGAGCTTCTTCCCGATGACGGCGCCGTCTACTTCTCCTCCGGCTCTAAAATCGCCTATCTTGATCAGGAGGCGGAGCGTATTCCTCTGCACGAGACGCCGGCAGCCTATTTTCAGAAGTGCTTTCGCCTCGATGAAGAGGGGCTTTTGAGGGAACTTGGCAAAGCGGATTTGGGAGGATTTGAGCTTATTCGGCGCCCCTTCTATACGCTCAGCGTGGGTCAGAGGAAAAGGATGATGCTTTTAAGCTTAATCCTTGAGCGTCCGAATATTTTGCTTCTGGATGAGCCGACCAATCATCTGGATCTGAAGACCCTGGAAGCGCTCGAAAAGGCGCTTCTTGCTTTCGAGGGTGCGCTCTTGGCTGTTTCTCATGACGCGACTTTCATCAAGAAAATCGCGCTTGAGACATGGCGCCTTACCTAG
- a CDS encoding VOC family protein gives MNNTIGISLCWIVVKDIEAAIKFYTETVGLKLKDYSPEFGWAELAGAEGSILGITKENPEFGSKAGTNAVVTITVESIEKAREEFLQKGVKLVGEIMEVPGHVKLQSFQDKDGNSFQLAEMLEGK, from the coding sequence ATGAACAACACAATCGGGATCTCTCTTTGCTGGATCGTCGTAAAAGATATCGAAGCAGCGATCAAATTCTACACCGAGACCGTCGGTCTCAAGCTGAAAGACTATAGCCCTGAATTTGGCTGGGCAGAGCTTGCGGGGGCGGAAGGATCTATTTTGGGGATCACCAAGGAGAATCCGGAGTTTGGCTCGAAAGCGGGCACTAACGCTGTTGTCACCATCACCGTCGAGAGCATCGAAAAAGCCCGCGAGGAGTTCTTGCAAAAGGGCGTCAAGCTAGTCGGCGAGATCATGGAAGTGCCCGGCCACGTCAAATTGCAGTCTTTCCAAGACAAAGACGGAAACAGTTTCCAGCTGGCAGAGATGCTCGAGGGGAAATAA
- the trhA gene encoding PAQR family membrane homeostasis protein TrhA — protein MYPGERFNSISHLIGAVLALVGFGALLTVALQHHDIWMLTSYSIFGFTLILLYTASTLYHSFHPPKLKRIFQKLDHASIYLLIAGTYTPYCLLPLRDTSGPFVLTIIWSLAIFGILIDTLSAKRREVVQISIYLIMGWFAITEFDQILAKIPFPGVVWLTIGGVAYTLGIIFYILSHHQMLKHSHGIWHIFVLTASICHFISIIGYVH, from the coding sequence ATGTACCCGGGAGAGAGATTCAACAGCATCAGCCATCTAATCGGGGCTGTTCTCGCGCTGGTCGGGTTTGGAGCCCTTCTAACCGTTGCTCTCCAGCATCATGATATCTGGATGCTCACTAGCTACTCTATTTTCGGCTTCACGCTAATTCTCCTCTATACAGCCTCCACCCTCTACCACAGCTTCCACCCTCCGAAACTGAAACGAATCTTTCAAAAGCTCGACCACGCATCGATCTACCTACTCATCGCCGGTACATACACCCCCTACTGCCTTCTCCCTTTGAGGGACACCTCAGGCCCCTTTGTCCTGACCATCATATGGTCGCTTGCCATCTTCGGCATCCTCATCGACACTCTCTCTGCCAAGCGCAGGGAGGTGGTGCAAATCAGCATCTACCTAATCATGGGGTGGTTTGCCATCACTGAATTTGATCAGATATTAGCCAAAATCCCCTTTCCCGGGGTTGTCTGGCTGACCATCGGGGGCGTGGCCTATACCCTCGGAATCATCTTTTACATCCTGAGCCACCACCAAATGCTCAAACACTCCCATGGAATCTGGCATATTTTTGTTCTGACAGCTTCCATCTGCCACTTCATCTCGATCATCGGCTACGTTCATTAA